Proteins co-encoded in one Cytophaga hutchinsonii ATCC 33406 genomic window:
- a CDS encoding glycoside hydrolase family 3 N-terminal domain-containing protein, whose translation MKKITVLISIWLSAAAFFSCEKKTEAGSKPQAFDKEVQDLLKNMSLEEKAGQMTQIDIRNLLNNGYGNTDEKLDTARLKEAIQTYHVGSILNCIQAYTPEKWVELISQIQNEALQSPNKIPVLYGTDAMHGVGFIKDAVLFPHNIGMAASRNDQLVSQAAQVTSTEARSVGLTWNFAPVLDVGREPYWSRFEETFGEDVYITTQMGSAAVQMMEGSDLTSKTNIASCLKHFIGYSAPKNGIDRTQSHIPEIVLREYYLPPFREAINKGASSIMINSAEINGIPCHGNKWLLTDLLRTELGFTGMVVSDWEDVIRLHTWHKVAATPKEAVMMAVNAGVDMSMVPNDYSFPKYLVELVKEGKVSMARIDEAVGRILTLKIKLGLMKNPLPSIADVGVVGSDAHQQIALNAARESITLLKNDKNILPLAKDKKILLVGPAANSLSALHSSWSYTWQGSNESLYPETTKTIREALEASGNKANIRTNATTGFDDAANYDVSFIQKNTAGVDVIIVCVGEAAYAEQPGVIKDLNLPEAQKQLIVAAKKTGKPVIVCLVEGRPRLFPEEEALADAVIMCYRPGSKGADAFAEILYGDINPSGKLPFTYPRYDGDITTYDYKFKETEQQLKPGVSEFVAFNPQWPFGHGLSYTTFAYSNLNVNKSNFTKNDSVLVTVDISNTGARTGKIAVELYSRDHFASITPSERRLRKYTKIELKAGEKQTVSFTIKAADLQFVNKDLKTVTEAGAFDLMIGNLQTEIYFNE comes from the coding sequence ATGAAAAAAATAACCGTATTGATTTCCATCTGGCTCAGTGCAGCCGCTTTTTTCTCTTGTGAGAAAAAAACAGAAGCGGGGAGTAAACCTCAGGCCTTTGATAAAGAAGTACAGGATCTGTTAAAAAATATGTCGCTGGAAGAAAAAGCCGGACAGATGACGCAGATCGATATCCGTAATTTATTGAACAACGGATATGGAAATACCGATGAAAAATTAGATACCGCCAGATTAAAAGAAGCCATTCAAACCTATCATGTCGGTTCTATATTAAATTGCATTCAGGCATACACACCTGAAAAATGGGTTGAATTGATTTCTCAGATCCAGAACGAAGCATTGCAATCACCTAATAAAATTCCGGTTTTATACGGAACAGATGCCATGCATGGTGTTGGCTTTATTAAAGATGCCGTATTGTTTCCGCATAACATAGGTATGGCTGCATCCCGCAACGATCAATTGGTTTCGCAGGCAGCTCAGGTAACGTCAACAGAAGCGCGTTCCGTTGGCCTTACCTGGAATTTTGCTCCGGTGCTTGACGTAGGCAGAGAACCTTACTGGTCGCGCTTTGAAGAAACCTTTGGTGAAGATGTATACATAACAACACAAATGGGTTCAGCAGCCGTACAAATGATGGAAGGCAGTGACCTGACGTCTAAAACAAACATAGCTTCCTGCCTGAAACACTTTATTGGATATTCAGCACCCAAAAATGGTATAGACCGCACACAATCACACATTCCTGAAATTGTGCTGCGCGAATATTATCTGCCCCCGTTCAGAGAAGCGATCAATAAAGGCGCTTCATCCATTATGATCAACTCTGCTGAGATCAATGGCATTCCGTGTCACGGCAACAAATGGCTGTTAACAGATCTGCTCCGTACAGAGCTTGGATTTACCGGAATGGTTGTATCGGATTGGGAAGATGTGATCCGTTTGCACACCTGGCATAAAGTAGCTGCTACGCCGAAAGAAGCCGTAATGATGGCCGTTAACGCAGGTGTGGATATGAGCATGGTGCCGAATGATTACTCGTTTCCGAAATATCTGGTAGAATTGGTGAAAGAAGGAAAAGTTTCTATGGCGCGCATCGACGAAGCGGTGGGACGTATTCTGACCCTGAAAATCAAACTGGGCTTGATGAAAAATCCATTGCCATCCATTGCAGATGTTGGTGTAGTGGGTTCTGATGCACATCAACAGATCGCACTAAATGCAGCGCGTGAATCAATTACATTATTGAAGAACGATAAAAATATTCTGCCTCTTGCAAAAGATAAAAAAATACTATTGGTTGGTCCGGCCGCTAACAGTTTATCTGCGCTGCACAGTTCATGGTCATACACATGGCAGGGAAGCAATGAATCGCTGTATCCTGAAACAACTAAAACAATCCGTGAGGCATTAGAAGCGAGCGGTAATAAAGCTAACATCAGAACGAATGCGACTACAGGATTTGATGATGCAGCAAATTATGATGTTTCCTTTATTCAAAAAAATACAGCAGGGGTGGATGTAATTATTGTGTGTGTAGGTGAAGCTGCCTATGCCGAACAGCCTGGAGTAATCAAGGATCTCAATCTGCCGGAAGCGCAGAAGCAATTGATTGTTGCTGCAAAGAAAACAGGCAAACCTGTCATTGTATGCCTGGTAGAGGGCAGGCCGCGTTTGTTTCCGGAAGAAGAAGCACTTGCAGATGCTGTAATAATGTGCTACCGTCCGGGCAGCAAAGGTGCAGACGCATTTGCAGAGATTCTATACGGTGACATCAATCCCAGCGGTAAGCTTCCGTTCACCTATCCGAGATACGACGGAGATATTACTACATACGATTATAAATTTAAGGAAACCGAGCAGCAGTTAAAACCGGGCGTGAGTGAATTTGTTGCGTTCAATCCGCAATGGCCATTCGGACATGGCTTGAGCTACACAACGTTTGCATATTCAAACCTTAACGTGAACAAAAGTAATTTTACGAAGAACGATAGTGTGCTGGTAACGGTAGACATAAGCAATACAGGAGCACGTACAGGTAAGATAGCCGTAGAGTTATATTCCAGAGACCACTTCGCATCGATTACGCCTTCTGAAAGACGCTTACGTAAATACACAAAGATTGAACTGAAAGCAGGAGAGAAGCAAACCGTTTCGTTTACGATCAAAGCAGCGGATCTGCAATTTGTAAATAAAGATCTGAAAACAGTAACCGAAGCAGGCGCTTTTGATCTGATGATCGGAAATCTCCAGACAGAAATATATTTTAATGAGTAA
- a CDS encoding outer membrane beta-barrel protein: MKFIFPVIFFLYALSGYAQNVTGKVVDAGTGDLMSGTIVLLIDKSDTTKVNSAYVEEDGVFQFERIKAGTYIFKTLLVGYKITTFEVGIGSENKDLGTIKIAEDLQMQDIVIAEKITRVEQNGDTTNINANAYVTNPDATAEDLVTKMPGITVQNGEVKVNGETVKKVTVDGEEFFGNDALLVLRSLPAEIVGKVQIFDRQTDQAQFTGFDDGNSQKSINIVTKPEKNNGQFGKVYAGYGTNDRYNAGLNLNSFKGKQRISVIGIANNINVQNFSAQDLTSMGASSNRAGPPGGGGSGGGPQGGGGGNSANNFLVGQQSGISTTNSIGLNYSDVWSPKLKVTASYFFNNSTNVNNSIINRQYFLNDTASTIYREDNTSKTQNYNHRISGRLEYMLDSSNSFIYIPSISFQKRNSYQNLLGVNRYITDSLLSTTANNNENRSDNYSISNNLMWRHKFAKKGRTFSANLGSTINVNEVNTTLYSDNFYTDNLVSTRLIDQQGINNTHSYSYRTNIMYTEPISKTGTLQFNYSPTYTKNDANKRVDNYNTSTGEYDSTAIYVSNQLDNYTLTQKGGIGYRYAKGKTNFMVGVDGQNVKLSSTQLFPSTSEIEKQFNNILPSAMLKIKFSDSSNIRLFYRSSTSTPGVNQLQNVIDNSNTLLLSTGNQNLKQEYTNSLFMHYGITSSKKATSSMLFLGINQTNNYIASSSFIATNDTVIENGVTINKGSQLRRPVNLDGYWNVNSFYTYGFPVSKIKSNINLNTGVSYIRTPGTINLITNISNAYALSGGLGISSNISKQVDFNVTYNASYNIVENSIRPQLNNNYFYHLATAKVNIMPYKGLVLSTEVNERLYSGLSTAFNQQFFLWNASIGYKLLKDQSLEVRVSVFDLLNQNRSIARTVTESYVQDTYTTVLTRYFMFTVTYNLKNFKAS, from the coding sequence ATGAAATTTATATTTCCTGTTATTTTCTTCTTATACGCTCTTTCCGGTTATGCGCAAAACGTTACCGGTAAAGTTGTAGATGCCGGCACCGGTGATCTGATGAGCGGAACAATTGTGTTGTTAATAGATAAATCGGATACAACTAAGGTGAATTCTGCTTACGTAGAAGAAGACGGTGTTTTTCAATTTGAACGGATAAAAGCAGGTACCTATATTTTTAAAACACTTTTGGTTGGGTATAAAATAACAACGTTTGAAGTAGGTATCGGTTCAGAAAATAAAGATCTGGGTACGATTAAAATTGCAGAAGACTTGCAGATGCAGGACATTGTTATTGCTGAAAAAATAACACGTGTAGAGCAGAATGGCGATACAACCAATATCAATGCTAATGCTTATGTTACCAACCCGGATGCAACAGCAGAAGACCTGGTAACGAAAATGCCCGGTATAACTGTTCAAAACGGAGAAGTTAAAGTAAATGGAGAAACAGTAAAAAAAGTAACGGTAGATGGTGAAGAGTTTTTCGGTAATGATGCGCTATTAGTACTGCGCAGTTTACCGGCAGAGATTGTAGGTAAAGTTCAGATCTTTGACAGACAGACAGACCAGGCACAGTTTACGGGCTTTGATGATGGCAATTCACAAAAGTCGATTAACATTGTTACCAAGCCGGAAAAGAATAACGGTCAGTTTGGTAAAGTGTATGCAGGTTATGGTACAAACGACCGATACAATGCAGGTTTAAACCTGAATTCATTTAAAGGAAAACAGCGCATTTCAGTAATAGGTATTGCTAATAATATAAACGTACAGAATTTTTCCGCACAGGATCTTACCAGCATGGGGGCAAGCTCAAACAGAGCAGGCCCTCCCGGTGGTGGAGGCAGTGGTGGTGGTCCTCAGGGCGGCGGCGGCGGAAATAGTGCCAATAATTTTTTAGTCGGTCAGCAAAGCGGGATCAGTACTACCAATTCTATTGGCTTAAATTATTCAGATGTTTGGTCGCCCAAATTAAAAGTAACGGCCAGTTATTTCTTTAATAATTCAACGAATGTAAACAACAGTATTATTAACAGACAGTATTTCTTAAACGATACAGCCAGCACAATCTATCGGGAAGATAATACCAGCAAGACACAAAACTACAATCACCGCATATCCGGACGCTTAGAATACATGCTGGATTCATCTAACTCGTTTATTTATATTCCAAGCATCAGTTTTCAAAAAAGAAATTCATATCAGAACCTGCTTGGTGTAAACAGGTATATAACAGATTCATTATTGAGTACTACGGCAAATAATAATGAGAACCGGAGCGATAATTATTCGATTTCAAATAACTTAATGTGGCGCCATAAGTTTGCAAAAAAGGGAAGGACGTTTTCTGCAAACCTTGGTTCTACAATCAATGTAAACGAAGTTAATACAACCTTGTATTCGGATAACTTTTATACCGATAACCTTGTCAGCACCAGATTGATTGATCAGCAAGGGATAAATAATACGCATTCATATTCATACAGAACAAACATCATGTATACGGAGCCGATTTCTAAAACGGGTACCTTACAGTTTAATTACAGTCCAACGTATACAAAAAACGATGCCAACAAACGTGTTGATAATTATAATACCTCTACCGGAGAATACGATTCAACAGCTATTTATGTATCCAACCAATTGGATAATTATACGCTCACACAAAAAGGAGGTATTGGCTACCGTTATGCTAAAGGAAAGACAAATTTCATGGTGGGCGTTGACGGGCAGAACGTAAAACTTTCGAGTACACAATTATTTCCTTCGACCAGCGAAATTGAAAAGCAATTCAATAATATTTTACCTTCAGCTATGCTGAAGATTAAGTTTTCAGATAGCAGCAACATTCGCTTGTTTTATAGATCCAGTACATCAACGCCTGGTGTAAATCAGTTACAGAATGTAATAGATAACTCAAATACCTTGTTGCTTTCAACAGGAAATCAGAATCTGAAACAGGAGTATACAAATTCGTTGTTTATGCATTACGGTATAACCAGCTCGAAGAAGGCAACGAGCTCAATGTTGTTCTTAGGTATAAATCAAACCAATAATTACATAGCCAGTTCCAGCTTTATTGCGACCAATGATACCGTTATTGAAAATGGTGTTACCATTAATAAAGGTTCGCAGCTTAGAAGGCCTGTAAACCTGGATGGATACTGGAATGTAAATAGTTTTTATACGTATGGATTTCCGGTTTCAAAAATTAAAAGCAATATCAATCTGAATACAGGTGTTTCCTATATACGCACTCCGGGTACGATTAACCTAATAACCAATATTTCAAACGCATATGCCTTAAGCGGCGGTTTAGGTATCTCAAGTAACATCAGCAAACAGGTGGATTTTAATGTTACGTATAATGCATCCTATAACATTGTAGAAAACTCTATCCGCCCGCAGCTGAACAATAACTATTTCTATCACCTGGCAACCGCTAAAGTAAATATCATGCCGTATAAAGGTCTGGTGCTCTCTACCGAAGTGAATGAACGTCTGTATTCCGGTTTATCCACTGCATTCAATCAGCAGTTTTTCCTGTGGAATGCTTCGATCGGATACAAGCTGCTAAAAGATCAATCTTTAGAAGTTCGCGTAAGTGTGTTTGATTTGTTAAACCAAAACAGGAGCATCGCAAGAACGGTCACGGAAAGTTATGTGCAGGATACGTATACAACCGTATTAACACGGTATTTTATGTTTACCGTAACGTATAACCTGAAGAACTTTAAAGCGAGTTAA